In Brevundimonas sp. SGAir0440, one DNA window encodes the following:
- a CDS encoding YqjD family protein: protein MATTKAREDIKADLKTLKEDLKTGAREETQRLRDKAAEAEAKLRAKSDEVREQARSYYDEARVKGREYYDDAAERFDEAQRYVVERVQERPLQSTAVALGVGVILGMLLAGRRR from the coding sequence ATGGCCACCACCAAGGCCCGAGAAGACATCAAGGCCGACCTGAAGACCCTCAAGGAGGATCTGAAGACCGGCGCTCGCGAAGAGACCCAGCGCCTGCGCGACAAGGCCGCCGAGGCCGAAGCCAAGCTGCGCGCCAAGAGCGACGAAGTCCGCGAGCAGGCCCGCAGCTATTATGACGAGGCTCGCGTGAAGGGGCGTGAATATTACGACGACGCTGCCGAACGCTTCGACGAGGCGCAACGCTATGTCGTCGAACGCGTGCAGGAGCGTCCGCTGCAATCGACCGCCGTGGCGCTCGGCGTCGGCGTCATCCTCGGCATGCTGCTGGCCGGCCGCCGCCGCTGA
- a CDS encoding DUF1328 domain-containing protein: MMRWAIIFLVVALVAAVLGFGGIANFSFEIAKFVAVVAIILFVIALVAGGLRGRGAPRL, translated from the coding sequence ATGATGCGCTGGGCAATTATCTTCCTCGTCGTGGCCCTCGTCGCGGCCGTTCTCGGCTTCGGCGGCATTGCGAACTTCTCGTTCGAGATCGCCAAGTTCGTCGCCGTCGTGGCCATTATCCTGTTCGTCATCGCCCTGGTGGCCGGCGGACTGCGTGGACGCGGCGCGCCGCGACTATAG
- a CDS encoding transcriptional regulator codes for MADDFDVSRIDDVIHGRIRLGIMAYLSGAGSADFTTLKTRLQTTDGNLSVHLRKLEEAGFVAVSKSFNGRKPLTEASLTDQGRDAFVAYLDAIAGLLPER; via the coding sequence ATGGCCGACGACTTCGACGTCAGCCGGATCGACGACGTCATTCACGGGCGCATCCGGCTTGGAATCATGGCCTATCTGTCCGGGGCCGGATCGGCCGACTTCACCACCCTGAAGACCCGATTGCAGACGACGGACGGCAATCTGTCGGTCCATCTGCGAAAGCTGGAAGAGGCGGGGTTCGTCGCCGTCTCCAAAAGTTTCAACGGTCGCAAGCCGCTGACGGAAGCCAGTCTGACCGATCAGGGACGCGACGCCTTCGTCGCCTATCTGGATGCCATAGCGGGCCTGCTGCCAGAGCGATGA
- a CDS encoding tyrosine-protein phosphatase: protein MTDRLHAFEAIDNFRDYGDYATAAGRRVKPGRLLRSAHHARASEADLERLKALDIGAVVDLRRPGERRDQPSRRPDGFSGQVIEGGVDDGAEAPHINFLKTADLTPDSGRRFMTQTYRSLPFDPSHQDVFGRYFQALADQDRPVVIHCAAGKDRTGFLAALTHHLLGVSRDDMVEDYLLTNTAVDLAGRAPGIARQLHKMTGRVASDDAIVAFLGVEAGYLEAAFAEVEARHGSVDAYLQEALGVDAARRDRIVERLTA, encoded by the coding sequence ATGACCGACCGCCTTCACGCCTTCGAGGCCATCGACAACTTTCGGGACTATGGCGACTACGCCACGGCGGCCGGGCGGCGCGTAAAGCCCGGTCGACTGCTGCGTTCGGCCCACCACGCCCGGGCCAGCGAGGCGGACCTGGAGCGGCTGAAGGCGCTGGACATCGGAGCTGTGGTCGATCTGCGCCGACCCGGCGAGCGCCGCGATCAGCCGTCGCGCCGGCCCGACGGCTTCAGCGGGCAGGTCATCGAAGGCGGCGTGGACGACGGCGCCGAGGCGCCGCACATCAACTTTCTGAAGACCGCCGATCTGACGCCGGACTCCGGGCGGCGCTTCATGACCCAGACCTATCGCAGCCTGCCGTTCGACCCGTCGCATCAGGACGTGTTCGGCCGCTATTTTCAGGCGCTGGCGGATCAAGACCGGCCCGTGGTGATCCATTGCGCGGCGGGCAAGGACCGGACGGGGTTTCTCGCCGCCCTGACCCACCATCTGCTGGGCGTGTCGCGCGACGACATGGTCGAGGACTATCTGCTGACCAACACCGCAGTCGATCTGGCGGGCCGGGCGCCCGGCATCGCCAGACAACTGCACAAGATGACGGGTCGGGTGGCCTCGGACGACGCGATCGTCGCCTTTCTGGGGGTCGAGGCCGGCTATCTGGAGGCCGCCTTCGCCGAGGTCGAGGCGCGGCATGGCTCGGTGGACGCTTATCTGCAGGAGGCGTTGGGCGTCGATGCGGCGCGCCGCGACCGGATCGTGGAGCGGCTGACCGCGTGA
- a CDS encoding anthranilate synthase component I family protein produces MSEVFSHTIAREAPWVDPVAVAAGLGGGDGALALLSDGGPGGRWSHVAQAPDAVRVGPVDEAAPFGALRDPLFATGVVGLAAYDAGARPATGPRETVWPDLMLARYPAMLSFDHQRRSVCATGRGATAEQATAAAERALTWLATAAPVVTPSAPADRFEAEAPASAYRDAVADVVERIGAGELFQANLARAWSGELSPGRDPFEVFLRLQKERASPFGAYWRVGDRALVSNSPELFLAFDPASRRIEARPIKGTRPRADDPDQDQALASELRASLKDRAENLMIVDLMRNDLARVSRPGSVQVETLFEVEQHPTVHHLVSTVTGEAQPAVGPADLLEATFPPGSITGAPKHQAMKVIAAHERPRGPWCGSLFLIGDGALTASVLIRTAGFERKDGVWNYRTLAGAGIVVDSDPAAEEAETDVKISAMRQALVEM; encoded by the coding sequence GTGAGCGAGGTTTTCAGCCACACCATCGCGCGTGAAGCGCCCTGGGTCGATCCGGTCGCGGTGGCGGCGGGTCTCGGCGGCGGCGACGGCGCCTTGGCCCTGTTGTCGGACGGCGGGCCGGGCGGTCGCTGGTCCCACGTCGCCCAGGCGCCGGACGCGGTGCGCGTCGGTCCTGTGGATGAGGCCGCGCCGTTCGGGGCGCTGCGGGATCCGCTGTTCGCCACCGGTGTCGTCGGTCTGGCCGCCTATGATGCTGGCGCCCGGCCGGCCACCGGACCGCGCGAGACGGTTTGGCCCGATCTGATGCTGGCCCGCTATCCCGCCATGCTGAGCTTCGATCATCAAAGGCGCTCAGTATGCGCCACGGGAAGAGGTGCGACGGCGGAGCAGGCGACGGCGGCGGCCGAGCGGGCCCTGACCTGGCTGGCGACGGCCGCACCGGTCGTGACCCCGTCGGCGCCAGCCGACCGGTTCGAGGCCGAGGCGCCGGCAAGCGCCTACCGCGACGCGGTCGCGGATGTGGTGGAACGCATCGGGGCGGGGGAGCTGTTCCAGGCCAATCTCGCCCGGGCCTGGTCCGGGGAGCTGAGCCCCGGTCGCGATCCATTCGAGGTCTTCCTGCGGCTGCAAAAGGAGCGGGCGTCGCCGTTCGGGGCCTATTGGCGGGTCGGGGATCGGGCGCTGGTGTCGAACTCCCCCGAACTGTTCCTCGCCTTCGATCCCGCCAGCCGCCGCATCGAGGCGCGTCCGATTAAGGGCACGCGCCCACGCGCGGACGATCCCGATCAGGACCAGGCCCTGGCGAGCGAGCTTCGGGCCAGCCTGAAGGATCGCGCGGAAAATCTGATGATCGTGGACCTGATGCGCAACGATCTGGCGCGCGTGTCACGGCCCGGATCGGTCCAGGTGGAGACCCTGTTCGAAGTCGAGCAGCACCCGACGGTGCATCATCTGGTCTCGACCGTGACGGGCGAGGCCCAGCCCGCAGTGGGTCCAGCCGACCTGCTGGAGGCGACCTTCCCGCCCGGTTCGATCACCGGCGCGCCCAAGCATCAGGCGATGAAGGTGATCGCCGCGCACGAACGGCCGCGCGGACCCTGGTGCGGGTCGTTGTTCCTGATCGGCGACGGCGCCCTGACCGCATCGGTCTTGATCCGGACCGCCGGTTTCGAACGGAAAGACGGCGTCTGGAACTATCGCACCCTCGCCGGGGCCGGCATCGTCGTGGACAGCGATCCGGCCGCCGAAGAGGCGGAAACGGACGTCAAGATTTCAGCGATGCGACAGGCGTTGGTCGAGATGTAA
- a CDS encoding TadE/TadG family type IV pilus assembly protein, translating to MTRFRIPSFVRSYGRDTRGIAAVEFAFLAPILILFYFSMVEFCQGYMALKRTGHVAAMVADLVSQSDSTSKTDLTDVFAIGDLIMAPFASSSLTQRVSSVTRVNATTYKVDWSVGKGISSKLTVAQAKVPSDMLANGESVIVAEAFYDYKSPFDRVAPYVTKFSRMAYLRPRTVEMIPCSGC from the coding sequence ATGACGCGCTTCCGCATCCCCTCATTCGTTCGATCATACGGACGCGACACTCGCGGCATCGCCGCAGTCGAATTCGCATTCCTCGCGCCAATCCTGATCTTGTTCTATTTCAGCATGGTGGAGTTCTGTCAGGGCTATATGGCGCTGAAACGAACTGGCCACGTCGCCGCGATGGTGGCGGACCTGGTGTCACAGAGCGACAGCACAAGCAAAACTGACCTGACAGATGTGTTCGCAATCGGCGATCTGATCATGGCGCCGTTTGCTTCGTCTTCATTGACCCAACGCGTCAGCAGCGTCACGCGCGTGAACGCGACGACCTACAAGGTGGACTGGAGCGTTGGAAAAGGCATCTCGTCGAAACTGACGGTCGCGCAGGCCAAGGTCCCTTCAGACATGCTCGCCAACGGCGAGTCAGTGATCGTTGCCGAAGCCTTTTATGATTACAAATCACCATTCGACCGGGTCGCGCCCTATGTGACCAAGTTCAGCCGCATGGCTTATCTGCGACCGCGCACCGTTGAAATGATCCCTTGCAGCGGTTGCTGA
- a CDS encoding TadE/TadG family type IV pilus assembly protein gives MVAIPFFLMIFSILELGVVFVLDSVLETAAMDSGRLIRTGQAHAQGFDKTKFKAQVCSKMVVFKSDCDSRMTVDVRVIPKFSAPAVEDPITNNAMDDKKTIYNGGKAGDLILVRIWYAHPLATPLLSQAVSRIGTGKVLLTATTAFRNEPWQ, from the coding sequence ATGGTCGCCATCCCCTTCTTCCTGATGATCTTTTCGATCCTGGAGTTAGGCGTCGTATTTGTTCTGGATTCAGTGCTTGAAACGGCGGCCATGGATAGCGGCCGTCTCATTCGCACCGGCCAGGCTCACGCGCAGGGTTTCGACAAGACCAAGTTCAAAGCCCAGGTCTGCTCGAAGATGGTTGTGTTCAAATCCGACTGCGACAGTCGAATGACCGTGGATGTGAGAGTTATTCCCAAGTTCAGCGCGCCGGCTGTCGAGGACCCAATTACCAATAACGCCATGGATGACAAAAAGACCATCTACAACGGCGGCAAGGCTGGTGATCTGATTTTGGTCCGTATCTGGTATGCACATCCTCTCGCTACGCCTCTTTTAAGCCAGGCGGTATCTCGGATCGGAACAGGCAAAGTCTTGCTTACGGCGACGACCGCTTTTCGCAATGAACCGTGGCAATGA
- a CDS encoding pilus assembly protein N-terminal domain-containing protein, translating to MSRIPSFLIAAALIVAPVVASAQDGALNVEIDRSARVQLRGAAASIIVGNPQIADVSLVDANTMFIVGKGYGVTEVVAVDGVGRTLFKREIVVTGGSTGSVRVWRGAQATEMACGASCTPSVRSPSASAAPTAP from the coding sequence ATGTCTCGCATCCCGTCCTTCCTGATCGCCGCCGCCCTCATCGTCGCCCCCGTCGTCGCCAGCGCCCAGGACGGCGCGCTGAATGTTGAGATCGATCGCTCGGCGCGCGTTCAGCTTCGCGGCGCCGCCGCGTCCATCATCGTCGGCAACCCCCAGATCGCAGATGTCTCGCTGGTCGACGCCAACACCATGTTTATTGTCGGCAAGGGCTATGGCGTCACTGAAGTCGTTGCCGTCGACGGTGTAGGCCGCACCCTTTTCAAGCGTGAGATCGTCGTGACAGGCGGCTCTACCGGTTCGGTTCGGGTCTGGCGCGGCGCACAGGCGACGGAGATGGCCTGCGGCGCCTCGTGCACGCCCAGCGTCCGGTCCCCCTCGGCATCTGCTGCGCCCACAGCCCCCTGA